From the genome of Streptomyces ficellus:
CGGGACCAGGCCCTCCGCCGCCGCCCTGGTGAGCAGGGACCGGACCGCGGCGTACCCGGTCTCGCCGAGGTCGGCCGTGAACGCGTTGACGTACAGACCGATGTGCTGATCGGCCACGGCACGGTCCATCTCCTGGGCGTGCTCCCGTACGTACGGGCGCGACGCCCCGGGGTCGTCCCAGGCCATCCGGACCGATGCGCGCGCCGACGCGGCGAGCAGCTCCAGCGTGTCCTCGCCCAGTGACCGCTTGGCGATGATCGCGCCCAGCGGGATGGGCAGGCCCGTCGTGCTCTCCCAGTGCTCGCCCATGTCGGCGAGCCGGTGCAGGCCGTAGCGCTGGTAGGTGAACCGGGCCTCGTGGATGACCAGGCCCGCGTCGACCCGGCCGTCCCGCACCGCCGGCATGATCTCGTGGAACGGCATCACGACGACGTTCCCGACACCGCCCGGGACGACGTCGGCGGCCCACAGGCGGAACAGCAGGTACGCGGTCGAGCGCTCGCCCGGCACCGCGACCGTCCGGCCCGTCAGGTCCTGGCCCGGCTCACGGGTGAGGACCAGCGGGCCGACGCCGTGGCCCAGCGCCCCGCCGCACGGCAGCAGGGCGTACTCGTCCAGGACCCAGGGCAGCGCCGCGTACGACACCTTCAGGACGTCCAGCTCGCCCCGCTCCGCCATGCCGTTGGTGACGTCGATGTCCGCGAACGTCACGTCCAGCCCGGGCGCGCCCGGCACCAGGCCGTGCGCCCAGGCGTGGAAGACGAAGGTGTCGTTCGGGCAGGGGGAGTACGCGATCCGGACGGGGCTCACAGGTCCTCCAGTCACAGGTCCTCCAGGAAGACGGTGGTGCCGAGCAGCCGGAAGGCGCCCCGCAGCGCGTCCAGGGCCTCCGCGACGCGCCAGGCGGCACGGTCGCGCGGGCCGACGGCGTTGGACACCGCGCGGACCTCGACGACGGGTACGCCGTGGGCGGCGGCGGCCTCGGCGACGCCGAACCCCTCCATCGCCTCCGACGCGGCGCGCGGATGACGGGCGATCAGCTCGGCGGCGCGGGCGGCCGTCCCGGTGACCGTCGACACGGTCAGCGCCGGTGCGACGACGTGCCGCTGCCCGCCCCCGCGGAGCGCGCCGGCGATCCGTTCGGCCAGGCCGGGCGGCGGCAGGTGCACGGAGCGGCCGAAGCCCAGCTCCTCGACGGCCACGAATCCGCCGGGCGTGTCGGCGCCCAGGTCGGCGGCGACGATCCGGTCGGACACGACGACCGTCCCGAGCGGCGCCCGCGGCGCGAAACCGCCGCCGATACCGGTCGAGACCACCAGGTCGTACGCGTCCGGGGCGGCGGCCAGCGCGCCGGTCGCCGCGACCGCCGCGGCGGCGGGCCCGACGCCCCCCGCGACGAGGTCCACCACACCGGGCGGGGTGCCCGTACCGGGGGTCCCGGGGACGGCCAGGCGGGTCAGGGCGTGACCGGAGGCCAGGGTGCGGGGCGCGGATGCCACATGGCCCGCGAGACCGGCGGCGACGGAGTCCGACTCCGCCTCCACCGCCGTCACGACCAGGACGCGCAGGGTCAGGACTCCTTCTTCAGCTCGAAGTGCCAGATGCCCGTCAGCTTCTTGCCGCTGGTCTCCACGATGCTGATCTGCGCCGTGTTGGAGGTCTCACCGGTCTGGCTGGAGAGGAACGCGCTGGCCGGGATCGAGCGGTACGTCTTCTTGTAGGGCTCCTGCTCGGCCTGCTGCCCGCCGATGAACAGCGTCCAGCCGTTCTCGGCGACCTCCGGGTCGACGCCGAAGCGGATCCGGTCGTCGGCCGCGACGGTGATCGTCTTCTCCGGCTTCTTCTTCAGGCACGACTGGATCTGCGACTCCGCGATCGCCTTGCCGTCGTTGTAGCAGGCCGCTTCGGCGTTGACCGAGTCGGACCCGACCGTCACGGTCGCGAGCGGGGTCGGCTTGGAGCCGCATGCGGAGAGTACGAGGAGTCCGGCGGAGACGGCACCCAGAGCGACGCCGGCCCGGCGGGCCTTACCGGAAAAGAACGCAACGGTCATGGCCCGAAGGCTATACGCCGCCCCGCATCACGCCACGCGGGGGTGCGGCGTGCCGCGCCGGGCGGCGGACAGCAGACCCCGTACGGTCACCGCCACGCCCAGCGCCAGGATGCCCGCCGCGACCGACATGCCGAGCGTCCCGTTCAGCGGCAGGACGATGCCGATCGCGCCGCCGACCACCCACGACATCTGCAGCAGCGTCTCCGAGCGGGCGAACGCCGACGTCCGCACCACCTCCGGCACGTCCCGCTGGATCATCGCGTCCAGCGACAGCTTCGACAGCGCCTGCGACAGCCCCGCCACCGCGCCCAGCACCGCCACCGCGAGCCCGCCGAAGAACACCGCCGCCACGATCGCCGCCGTCATCGCGAGCGTCACCATCGCGGCGACGATCAGCTCCGGCGCCCGCGACCTGAGCAGCGCGCCGAGCGCCGTCCCGCACGCGTTGCCGACGCCCGCCGCCACGCCGACGATGCCCAGCGACACCGCGGCGCTCTGCCCCGGCAGCGGATGCTCCCGCAGCAGGAAGGCGAGGAAGAAGATCAGGAACCCGGACAGCACACGGTGCGCGGCGTTCGCCTGGAGGCCGTGCAGGACCGAGGGCCCGACCGTGCGCAGGCTCGGCTTCCGCTCGCCGTGCGTCAGCATGTGCGCCTTGCGCTCGCCCTTCGCCGAGTCCACCTTCGGCGGCATCGACAGCGCCAGCAGCGTCCCCCCGGCGAACAGCACGCACGCCCCGTACAGCGGCCACTGCGGGCCGATGCTCTGCAACCCCACCCCGACGGGCGCGGCGACGCCCGTGGCCAGCAGGCCGGCGAGGGTCACCCGCGAGTTCGCCTTCACCAGGGAGAAGCCGTGCGGCAGCAGTCTGGGGACGACGGCGCTGCGGACCACGCCGTACGCCTTGGACGCGACGAGCACGCCGAGCGCCGCCGGATACAGCTCCAGGTCGCCGGTGGCGACCGCGCCCGACAGGGCGACGGCCAGCAGCACCCGGGTGAGCATCGCGCCCGCCATCGCCGCCCGCCGGCCGTGCGGCAGCCGGTCCAGCAACGGCCCGATGACGGGGGCGAGCAGCGTGAACGGCGCCATGGTGATCGCCAGGTACAGCGCCACCCGGCCCCGGGCCTCGTCGGTCGGTACGGAGAAGAAGACGGTGGAGGCGAGCGCGACGGTGACCATCACGTCACCGGCGCCGTTCACCGCGTGCAGCTCGATCAGCTTCCCGAGACCCGACTCACCCGCACCGTGCGCGTGGGTCGCTTTCCGGATACCGCGCGCCGTGCCCGTGAACGGCAGGTGCAGGGCACGGCCCACCCGCCGGCCCGCCCTGCTGAGCGGCCCGGCGCCGTCGGACGACCTCACGGCTGCCACCTCGTCATAGTGCCCCGGCAGTCCCTTTGGCGAACCGTGATGAGGGCTACTTGGGGCGGGCAGGTGGGCGGGGGGCTGCGGAGGGGGTAGCGTGCGTAGCGCGCCACCGGCGGAAGTTCTTGGCCGCGCGCCTCTTCGGCATCCCGCAGAATGGATGACGATAGGTGTGCCCGAGACACGTCGGGCGCGGACGTCGATGCGGCCCTCTGGTCCGCTCCGCCCGCCGCCCGTACATCGCGAATCGGCCGGCGCACCTGTGAGACGGCGTAGGAGATGAGCGAGACCTGTGAGTGCTGCGACGACGCGAAGCCGTACCCCGCGTACCCCCGCCCCCGACCGCCTGTGCGCCGAGGCGGTGGACCTTGCCCGGGAGGCGGCCGCGGAGGTGGCCGCGCCGGGGGTGATCGGCGAACACGCGGGCGTCGTCGCCGAGGGCGACCGGGTCGTCACGCACTTCTTCGAATGCCGTGAACCCGGCTACCGCGGGTGGCGCTGGGCCGTGACGGTGGCCCGCGCGTCC
Proteins encoded in this window:
- a CDS encoding 1,4-dihydroxy-6-naphthoate synthase; translated protein: MSPVRIAYSPCPNDTFVFHAWAHGLVPGAPGLDVTFADIDVTNGMAERGELDVLKVSYAALPWVLDEYALLPCGGALGHGVGPLVLTREPGQDLTGRTVAVPGERSTAYLLFRLWAADVVPGGVGNVVVMPFHEIMPAVRDGRVDAGLVIHEARFTYQRYGLHRLADMGEHWESTTGLPIPLGAIIAKRSLGEDTLELLAASARASVRMAWDDPGASRPYVREHAQEMDRAVADQHIGLYVNAFTADLGETGYAAVRSLLTRAAAEGLVPPLKPDALAFP
- a CDS encoding futalosine hydrolase, giving the protein MRVLVVTAVEAESDSVAAGLAGHVASAPRTLASGHALTRLAVPGTPGTGTPPGVVDLVAGGVGPAAAAVAATGALAAAPDAYDLVVSTGIGGGFAPRAPLGTVVVSDRIVAADLGADTPGGFVAVEELGFGRSVHLPPPGLAERIAGALRGGGQRHVVAPALTVSTVTGTAARAAELIARHPRAASEAMEGFGVAEAAAAHGVPVVEVRAVSNAVGPRDRAAWRVAEALDALRGAFRLLGTTVFLEDL
- a CDS encoding DUF2771 domain-containing protein; this encodes MTVAFFSGKARRAGVALGAVSAGLLVLSACGSKPTPLATVTVGSDSVNAEAACYNDGKAIAESQIQSCLKKKPEKTITVAADDRIRFGVDPEVAENGWTLFIGGQQAEQEPYKKTYRSIPASAFLSSQTGETSNTAQISIVETSGKKLTGIWHFELKKES
- a CDS encoding MFS transporter, yielding MAAVRSSDGAGPLSRAGRRVGRALHLPFTGTARGIRKATHAHGAGESGLGKLIELHAVNGAGDVMVTVALASTVFFSVPTDEARGRVALYLAITMAPFTLLAPVIGPLLDRLPHGRRAAMAGAMLTRVLLAVALSGAVATGDLELYPAALGVLVASKAYGVVRSAVVPRLLPHGFSLVKANSRVTLAGLLATGVAAPVGVGLQSIGPQWPLYGACVLFAGGTLLALSMPPKVDSAKGERKAHMLTHGERKPSLRTVGPSVLHGLQANAAHRVLSGFLIFFLAFLLREHPLPGQSAAVSLGIVGVAAGVGNACGTALGALLRSRAPELIVAAMVTLAMTAAIVAAVFFGGLAVAVLGAVAGLSQALSKLSLDAMIQRDVPEVVRTSAFARSETLLQMSWVVGGAIGIVLPLNGTLGMSVAAGILALGVAVTVRGLLSAARRGTPHPRVA